CCCCGGGCGTGGATTGAGGTTGGAGCAGGCCCACATCGCCGGCTGCCTGGCAGCCAGAGACAATGGCATCAGGTTACATAATAAGCTGTTGCGTTCACAGGGGGCGTCGTCAGCGGTGCTCAGAGCTCACCCGCAGAAACCTGACACGCACAGCCGCACAGGCCCCGCACatgctggaggggggggcattctTAACGCACCTTAACACAGCGTTAGGCGGCTCTGTGATGTGACAGTACTATCAGGAGACGGTCGGGCTTTGTGAGTGGACTGcagctgtctgggggggggggctgttacaGAGTGTATGCTATCATTCTCTACACTGAAACACACTCCCAGTTAGTCTCGTTGTGTGATTCCATCAGCTCATTTTTGGCACTGGCTTGTCAGAAGCGGCTATGAAGATCACTGACAGGCTGTGAGGTATTTCCACTGAGCACAGAGCAAACTGAAACCTTAACGGGGGATGTTATCCTGACGGGCATCACGTCACTTTAAATCCAGTGCCTGTTCGTACACAGATGGGTCGAATAGTTAGCCCATAATAAGCAAGACTTGGCCGTAAGTAGTGAAGCCCCTGTTGAATGGAGTTGCCCCATGCTGGTTTTCCTCTTCACGCTGCTTACTTTCCCAACTCCAGCTGAGTTAATCCAAGTGCACAGGACTTTCTCATATCACTGGAGGAAAAGTGACCTGCTGGTGCTGTGTTGCTCAGCAGGTGATTTTATACAACAGATCTGTTTGGAGTTCATTTGTACTGCAACAATTTAGCCTATCCTGGGAAATCAACCTAAATTCTCATCCTCTGAACTCAGATCCTTGACCACGAAGCAACTTTTACATAAAAATTGTCGTCAGCACTATTCCCAGTGGTTAAAGTGCCAGTTTTAGTCTGATGCTGTTCGTACACTTTAGCGTGACTCACATTCTCCAGAAatatatcagaatcagaatcaactTTATAGAATGTGTTCTAGCATGATgggtacattaaaataaaaacaactaaattacaaaaataaacaataaaataacataACGGAGAGCTAACCACCCAGCAAcgtaaaatgtatatatttaagCAAAGGATGAGGAGGATGTAACAATGGAGGGAATATGGAGGGAATATGAATTGATAGAATGTGAAAGGGATTGTTCCCATAAGATGGGACATGctagaccaggggtctccaactctggtcctggagggctaccgtccagtaggttttctatcctacccggcttctgatgagccaaacCTGTTCCTGAGATTTACCTAAAAGCAGGtgcggctcatcagaagccttaGACCCCTGGACTAGATCGACAACTTAAACAGTTCAGTCAGAGAGTTCATGACTCAGCATGTTTATGGCTCTGGGGATAAAGCTGTTCCGATATTGAAAACTTTTACCTTTGAGTGATCAGAAGTGTTTAGCTCAGGGTTGTTTTAGAATTATCTGAATGTCTCGCAGTGACGTCTGCCCAGACTGATTCCCGATCTCCCATCCCCATCTAGCCACGCGGGAGTCAGCCTTCGTGCACGCCATCGCCTCAGCAGGCGTGGCCTTCGCCGTCACGCGCTCCTGCTCCGAGGGTACCTCAACCATGTGCGGCTGTGACTCCCACCATAAGGGCCCCCCCGGGGAGGGCTGGAAGTGGGGCGGCTGCAGTGAGGATGCTGAATTTGGGGTCCTGGTGTCCCGCGAGTTCGCCGATGCCAGGGAGAACCGCCCGGATGCCCGCTCTGCCATGAACCGGCACAACAACGAGGCAGGACGCACGGTAACGACTGCCGCTCTTTCATTGGCTCTTGGCTCTAATCCTGGGCGATCTTGGGCTCTTAAACATTCATGTGATTGTTTTGCAATTCTCCACATAAACTGTAAGGCTGAATAGCAATGTGTGCTGAGGCTATAAAATACATTCCTGTAGTTACCTGTAGTGGAATTCAGCTGCATGACAAGTGAACCAAGCACAGCCACACATGAGACACCCATCATATAACATGAAGGAGGTGTGCTTGGCTGGAGAAAGTCCAAGGTGGTCACACCACTCAAGCTCTCAGTGACTTAGAGAaggagaaaataaatgacagaaAGAGAATggattgtttaaaaaaaatatatcagtgGTAGTGTGGGAGGGGTTTGGAGAGGCTGAGGGGCAATTGGAGAGACCACACGGTAACAAGGCCCAGCTTTGATCTGGGCTGACAGCAGCCGGGAGAACAAAGGTGCTCACACGGCCACCCCTCCACCCGGCCCCCCACCCGGCCCACGCCTGATCCCCGTCATTCACGGCTGGGCTTGGGCTCCAACTCTCGCAGGGGCCCTGTGGAGATGCCTGTGGCCCGGCAAGCCTGGGATGTGACATGAGCCCCCGGTAAGCCGAGGTGCCGCAGTCACCtgcccattcccccccccccgccagctgGGGTGAGGGGAATCTGGCTGCTTTATAGAAGCAGCTGAAAAAAAAGAGGCACACCAGTTGTGATTTGCCTTGTTCCCCTGACATGTCGCCTACAGAGTTCCCTCACCTCTCTGAAATGTCGACACGTACAATTAATATGCCGTCTTCAGAACCCTGTGGCCCAAACCACCTGTATCTCCCCCAGGAGTCGGGACTGAGCCAGATTTGTCAAGGGCAGAGCCAAGATTGTCAAGAGTCTTTCTGTATTTTTGAAATGCATTGACGTTCACATTTTTTGTGGATTTGCCTTTAAGCACATGGCTGAGTATCTGTACCGGGTGAGGGATCTCCTTTCAGTCGAGTGTATCGCGGGAACCTGAGaatccccgtttgccttttTCTGAAGCCGTCCCTCTGTCTCTATCCCGACAGACCATCCTGGATCACATGCACCTGCGTTGCAAGTGCCACGGCTTGTCGGGTAGTTGTGAGGTGAAGACGTGCTGGTGGGCGCAGCCGGACTTCCGCATGCTGGGCGACTACCTGAAAGACAAGTACGACAGCGCCTCCGAGATGGTGGTGGAGAAGCATCGCGAGTCCCGGGGCTGGGTGGAGACCCTGCGCGCCAAGTACGCCTTCTTCAAACCGCCCACGGAGCGCGACCTGGTCTACTACGAGGGCTCGCCCAACTTCTGTGAGCCCAACACTGAGACGGGCTCGTTCGGCACGCGCGACCGCGCCTGCAACGTGTCGTCGCACGGCATCGAGGGTTGCGACCTGCTCTGCTGCGGCCGCGGCCACAACACGCGCACCGAGAAGCGCAAGGAGAAGTGCCACTGCATCTTCCATTGGTGCTGCTACGTCAGCTGCCAGGAGTGCATGCGCGTCTATGACGTGCACACATGCAAGTGAAGCCTGTAGCTGCACGGGGGCGAGATGGGGGGCACAGACTCACGATGACATCACACGCATACACCTCCACAGGACAGCTTCCCAGGCACAAACTCCCATAATCAAAAGCACTTCCGTACTGGAAAGTCTGGCAAAGTCCGACCGTGAAGCAGCAGCATGCTTCCCGATCCCAACGTAGTGCTTTACTTCTCCCTGTCCCTCACAACGCTGGGATCTCCCCcccatctttatttatttctctaCCCCTCCATGACTCAATCGCTTTCTTCAGCACTGGGCTCCATACAGCTGGCAGGAACTGTTGGTAGCTCACTGGAGAGCACTGAGGCCACCCGGTAGCCCTGGATTGCGTTACTGACCTGCTCCTCATTTCCACACACTGTGCTGTCACAGTTTAAAGGACCTGgttttatagccatgtttcttAGATCTTACCATTTTGCAGGAATTGATGTCACACAATGCAAAATGcaaaactttttcttttttgatgTTGTTCAGAAGTCTAACGGCCCACAGAAAACACACACCATACTTCACGGGTACCCTCCTGTTATCCAGGTTTATACCCCATACAACTGTGATGATTAATCTTCAAAGCTGTGGCAGTCAGAATACAAATATATTCCGTACGTCCTAATAAAAAAGTCGGCATGTCTTATCATTCAGACCGTTTCCATTTTTAAGACAGAAGTGGAACTTGTGCCCTAAAAACAAGAGGACATTTCAGACCACGACTGAGATCACCTGAAATGTgagattttaataataaaatagcaTGTGTGCATGAAGCCTGATGGAATTTGCACTTAAGATTATAAGAAAAATAGTAGCAGTAAGGAAAAGGCTGAGGTCCTGTAGCCGACATACCTTCACCATACTACAGTGAATTCTTCCTCCCTCCCACTCCACACACAAAATAAGGAGACTCACAAGTCCTGGGAGAGCGATAAGCATATATGGACGCATAGATGAGCAATAACAAAACTAGACAGCTTAACCCCAAGTCCTGCCTGTGACGAGCGGCCTGCAAACTGAGGAaatctggctgtgtgtgtgtgtgtgtgtgtgtgtgtgtgtgtatgatggttGACGGCAGGCGGGACAGCGCAGTGCAGTGGGGGCGACCAGCTTCACGACATCGGCAGCAGTCGCCATGGTTTCCACACGACATGTTCAGACAGCTGAAGTGCTTCCTAGCAATTATATTTAACAGCAAACATACAAGTTACAATTTAGAGTAGGATTTTATCCCCGTGACGTAGTCTAGTATCCACACTGTCCTCTAAAATACCCTCTTTCTCACTTCCTCTGTTGTTTTACTTGTTTTTTCGCTATATCCAAAGTTTTGTACAAAGTTTTAATAagtccctttttattttataatctGAAAATGCtatgtttttataaatattatttattatacaaTGTATATATCTGTATGACTGAACTAAGATTATatatttgaagaaaaatccttGTCTCATTCTTTTACTTCCAAGCCttatacatcttttcaagtttgACAGGAACGTGAAAAAACGTGTATGCAGGGAGTCAATTAAATCGACACCTCAGTTCATTATTCCACTGTAAAATGTACTCAACTGTCTGCCATAGTCTTAGACCTTACATAATAAAATGAGCATTACATTATCTTtagttaaatttaaaaaaaaaaagcttctttCTTATTTCCATACTCTGAACGTCATcctgaataataaaaaaaaactctcaatgcaaacaccacacaagGGAATATATGATGGCTCTTAAAGATTAAAGGAGGGtcaaatgtaaataaacaaaaaatacatGCATGAAGATTCATTTTTATTAAGTTTCTAAAGCACAATCTGTAATTAAATATCAGTTTAACATTGGGCTGGAATTGGTGACATTTGCATAACTATGCTCTGCTGTGGGTGTTCTGTCCACAGTGTCTGCTTAATGTTCTCACTTGATGATATGAACAGAGGAAAagaaaaaccacacacacacacacacacacacacacacacgcacacacacgcacacacacacacacacacacacacaaaatctcTTCGCATTTTTATTGAAACATCACATTTGAATCCTGCCACTTTACATGATAAGCAGCTATGGACTCATGCTTACAGTAAAAACGTTACAATAAAAATTTGTAGAAAATATCTGCAATGTAGACCCAATGCACACAGTCCTGATGCAAGCATATGTGCACACAAGACTGATCCACATATGGAATAAAATCCCCTTAAAATCATCTGACTGCCAAACCAGGCAAAACAGTACTTTACACTGCCCACAAACACAGCATTTACGGTACGTGTGCACAGCCTGCTGTTCTCATCTCCCTGGAAAACTAATTACTCACAAGCAACCTCAGAAATCTTCAGCACATGCAAGGAGACACACCGCCCCTCACGTCACCATCCTGCCGGCTGATACAGACACATTTCCCCCATTTCAACACCAACAAATCAGAGAGACTGAACATCCATTAAGCGAAACACAAATTCAAGGAATGGTTAATACATTCTATAGATTCAGAcagcattatttaaaaaatgtaactgGATTAATCTAATTTGAATCACAACAGATGTTTTAGAGAAGAATACGGCTATACAAATTTCTGCAAAGAAAGAGAATACAGTTTTCTCAGCCAGTTTCCCCACATAAAGAAAgtattcccacaatgcactgcatgTTCATGGTCAACAACAGTAAATCTGTGAAGAGCCTGTTCACTTGGACGGACTGAGGACCAAGGGCTGAGGATCTTAAAATCAGCAGACGCTGCTCCTTCACATTCAGAGTGGCTGACAACAAACCACAAGCACTTCTCCTCAACAATGCTATAAACATTTATTGTTATTCTCAAGTGCAATTAAAACTATTTCAAGAGCAAGTTAGAAGACTTGTAATGCATTGTGcatcaaatatttaaaaataaccagATGCCGACCTAGACGTCAGTATATGGAGTCATGCACTTTCAGGGGCATTCCCGAGGAATGCTGTTTGATTTTGTGTCTCAGGCCACCCTTGGATCTTACTGTTAAAGCaagtcatgcatgtttctaagTATTTGTCCTAAGTAGTTTTATATTTATACAATGTGCTGAAGCTCAGTAACCACCTGCATGCCTACACCAGTGGGGTATCAGATTCATAAACAATGCtctttaatgggggggggggggaagatcaTCCATGGTAGTGTTGACACTAAGACTGGAGCTGACAGATCAAGACTGAGTAACGCTTCTTTGTGCAGATCGAACACTCACTAACAATGATGTTAATTTAAATTATGTCAATTTaagttatatataaatatactcaCACAATATATAGATGCATACATAACATAAACACCGAACAGGTACACCTGTACACAgcacataatttatattttatatccaCAAGCATGACCATATCTGAgtttatattaaaatacttCACATATATGTGGAAATATATACCTGCAACACAGAACAAGACTGCAATGGCAACAGAATGGGATGCAGGCTGTTTTTAATTCAAATTATACAAAAGTGACTAAAACTATATAATAAAGGTATAGTAACAAGTTACTCACTGTTCGATGGTTAGGGGAGATTTATAGTAGCTACTGAAAACATGCAGGGGGCAGTACAAAACTGGGGCCATTTAGGGAGGTGGGGGACACATCGCACTTACTGTCAGATTGTCAACATTTATAAGAGATGAAATGTATAATCTTTGCTTCCTGATGTCTCAAAGTCTCCCTGCGTGGTGGATATGGAGGGTGCTCTGCTGTCTGCAGGAAGGAGAAGCGAGGGACAGTAAGTGGGGTGAAAACCAGAGCTGGAGCAAAGGGGCGCAGACTTGGCATTGTGTTACGGTGCTGCGGCACACGATGTTTAACATCACCTATGCAGCACAGTGTGTAGGGGATGGGTCCACCCACGTTTTTTCAGTTCCGATACAGATTCCGAGACACAACTGCCGATACCGATACAGATTCCGAGACACAACTGCCGATACCGATACAGATTCCGAGACACAACTGCCGATACCGATACAGATTCCGAGACACAACTGCCGATACCGATACAGATTCCGAGACACAACTGCCGATACCGATACAGATTCCGAGACACAACTGCCGATACCGATACAGATTCCGAGACACAACTGCCGATTCCGATACAGTTTCCGACACGGAACTGCCGATACCGATACAGAATCCGACACGGAACTGCCGATACCGATACAGAATCCGACACGGAACTGCCGATACCGATACAGAATCCGACACGGAACTGCCGATACCGATACAGAATCCGACACGGAACTGCCGATACCGATACAGAATCCGACATAGAACTGCCGATACCGATATAGATTCCGACATAGAACTGCCGATACCGATATAGATTCCGACATAGAACTGCCGATACAGATTCCGATACAGAACTGCCGATATCAATACAGAACTGCCGATATCAATACAGAACTGCCGATGCCGATACAAGACctatttttactttaatattttaattaataaatatatatttgtacTTGTGATAGCAGCCTCTCGTGTATCACAAGCTGCACTGAGTACACAAAACAGCCCAACCTAGCTCCCAAATCATCCATTGCTGTTTCCATATTACTTGCATTGTCTTACACAAATCCGTGCGTTTTGTtcagtgggattttccactaaacACTGCTTCCTCCACTGTGCTACTAGTTGTTAAAAGCGTAAAGTACTTCCAGATGGTCACCCTCTTATCTGATGTTCTTATGCTCATCATATTGCAAATGGTATGCACATGATCTGAGCCAGCGTGTTCAGGTTAAGGGAGGGTTCCTTAGACTGTGCTGGTGTTAGGGAAGAGGATCTGGGGCAGCATGTTCAGGTGAAAGGAGGGTTCCTTAGCCTATGCTGGCGTTAGGGGAGAGGATCTAGGGCAGCGTGTTCAGGTTAAGGGAGGATTCCTTAGACTGTGCTGGTGTGGGGGGAGAGGATCTGGGGCAGCATGTTCAGGTTAAGGGAGGATTCCTTAGACTGTGCTGGCATTAGGGGAGAGGATCTAGGGCAGCGTGTTCAGGTTAAGGGAGGATTCCTTAGACTGTGCTGGTGTGGGGGGAGAGGATCTGGGGCAGTCGAGTCACTAAGCTGAGTAATAATGTTGCTATTTCCAATCAGCACCACACCCAGCGTTGGTGTCACAGGGAATTCCAGCATAGCTGCAGTTCTTCTTGACATGTTAACCGTGTGTGAACTATGAAGTGATTAGTGCGGAGGACACCTTACCATGAGCTGCGGAATCGCTGCCTTCAGATGCATGCGCGGGCTCTCAGACGTGCGCACTGCTGGGACGTCTGCTCAGCCTGGTGGTCAGACAAAACAATCATGAGGAAAAGGCCTGAAATGGCAGAGAAACCTTTTGGGAACATCCTGGCACAAGTCACCAATGGGAGCAGTGTGTGTCTGAAAGGCCCATTGGCCCGTGTCTTCACGGCCATCTAACAGCACGTACTGGTTACCCTGAAGCTACTGGAGGCCTCAGACTGGAAACACACAACGCACAAATAGGCAGttgtattatttaaataatgCCTGGGCCTACATCCTGTGCAATACATTTGGGACCAATCTACCCATTTCGGCAATATTTTTCCTAAAAAAATGATATTCAAA
The sequence above is a segment of the Brienomyrus brachyistius isolate T26 chromosome 5, BBRACH_0.4, whole genome shotgun sequence genome. Coding sequences within it:
- the wnt3 gene encoding proto-oncogene Wnt-3; the protein is MYRYKTCIMDLYLFVFITCVWLPTSRVFGGYPIWWSLALGQQYSSLGSQPILCGTIPGLVPKQLRFCRNYIEIMPSVAEGVKLGIQECQHQFRGRRWNCTTIEDNLAIFGPVLDKATRESAFVHAIASAGVAFAVTRSCSEGTSTMCGCDSHHKGPPGEGWKWGGCSEDAEFGVLVSREFADARENRPDARSAMNRHNNEAGRTTILDHMHLRCKCHGLSGSCEVKTCWWAQPDFRMLGDYLKDKYDSASEMVVEKHRESRGWVETLRAKYAFFKPPTERDLVYYEGSPNFCEPNTETGSFGTRDRACNVSSHGIEGCDLLCCGRGHNTRTEKRKEKCHCIFHWCCYVSCQECMRVYDVHTCK